A single Salmo trutta chromosome 14, fSalTru1.1, whole genome shotgun sequence DNA region contains:
- the LOC115147428 gene encoding galectin-2: MPFRVEDMSFKQGQEMTFTGKTKSGASGFSINVGHDSDNYALHFNPRFSHGHIVCNSLSGGSWGDELKEGHFPFQDGEQFKLVLNFTNEQFYIKLPDGHMMDFPNRLGDCKYNHFMVDGDVKVISFKVK, from the exons ATG CCGTTCCGTGTGGAGGACATGTCCTTCAAGCAGGGTCAGGAGATGACGTTCACAGGGAAGACCAAGTCTGGAGCCTCTGG TTTCTCCATCAACGTCGGCCACGACAGTGACAACTACGCCCTCCACTTCAACCCTCGTTTCAGCCACGGACACATCGTGTGTAACTCTCTGTCTGGAGGAAGCTGGGGAGACGAACTCAAGGAAGGCCACTTCCCCTTCCAGGATGGAGAGCagttcaag ctgGTCCTCAACTTCACCAATGAGCAGTTCTACATCAAGCTGCCAGACGGTCACATGATGGACTTCCCCAATCGCCTTGGCGACTGCAAGTACAACCACTTCATGGTTGACGGAGATGTCAAGGTCATCAGCTTCAAGGTCAAATAG
- the LOC115147429 gene encoding urotensin-2 receptor codes for MNQSQTPIVTSISPQSGHGSGGSGGVSGGGSSGGGGLWVTSLLGATLLIMLAMGVAGNIYTLFIMRSAALRRSGSLYVYILNLALADLLYLSTIPFVICTYFAHDWLFGEAGCRVLLSLDLLTMHASVFVLVAMSLERYRAVAKPFDARRSSTRGRKVVAGVIWFAAFVLTLPMMIMIRLREGKSNAAGNVKRMCYPTWTQEAFKAYLTILFLTSVLIPGLVIVGLYAGLARRYWTVQASLGGSSRSARRRGLKQKVVTMIFCIVVAYWVCFLPFWGWQLAQLFSPQSLRALSPATHSYMNFFVTCLTYGNSCINPLLYTLLTRNYKDYLAQKGQSTGSSRVDLGSAAGAPLQDL; via the coding sequence ATGAACCAGAGCCAGACGCCCATCGTGACCTCCATCTCCCCCCAGTCAGGGCATGGTTCTGGGGGCTCGGGCGGTGTCTCTGGGGGGGGTAGCTCCGGGGGTGGGGGTTTGTGGGTGACCTCTCTCCTCGGCGCTACCCTCCTAATCATGCTCGCCATGGGGGTGGCGGGTAACATCTACACCCTCTTCATCATGCGTTCCGCGGCTCTCCGCCGATCCGGCTCTCTGTACGTCTATATACTCAACCTTGCCCTCGCcgacctcctctacctctctacgATCCCATTCGTCATCTGCACCTACTTTGCTCACGATTGGTTGTTCGGCGAGGCCGGTTGCCGGGTCCTCCTGAGTCTTGATCTCCTCACCATGCACGCCAGCGTCTTCGTCCTGGTCGCCATGTCGTTGGAGCGCTACCGGGCCGTGGCAAAGCCGTTTGACGCCCGACGATCCAGCACGCGGGGACGGAAGGTAGTGGCGGGCGTCATCTGGTTCGCGGCGTTTGTCCTGACACTACCCATGATGATTATGATACGGCTGAGGGAAGGGAAGTCGAACGCGGCCGGGAACGTCAAACGGATGTGTTACCCGACGTGGACCCAGGAGGCCTTCAAGGCCTACCTCACCATCCTGTTCCTGACCAGCGTCCTCATACCCGGTTTAGTCATTGTTGGTCTCTACGCTGGCCTAGCACGTCGCTATTGGACTGTTCAGGCTAGCTTGGGAGGAAGCAGCCGTTCAGCGAGAAGACGAGGCTTAAAACAAAAGGTGGTAACAATGATTTTTTGTATCGTTGTGGCGTACTGGGTGTGTTTCCTGCCTTTCTGGGGGTGGCAGTTGGCACAGTTATTTTCCCCACAGTCCCTCAGGGCTCTGTCTCCTGCCACTCATAGTTACATGAATTTCTTTGTGACGTGTCTGACCTATGGGAATAGCTGTATTAACCCTTTGTTGTACACCCTCCTGACCCGGAACTATAAGGACTATCTGGCTCAGAAGGGTCAGAGCACAGGGTCAAGTAGGGTGGACCTGGGGTCGGCAGCCGGAGCACCTCTACAGGATCTATAA